TAGATGTTCTTGTGtagttgtgtgacacaactgcacattttagagaggccttttattgtccccagcacaacgggcacatgtgtaatgatcatgctgtttaatcagcttcttgatatgcaaaaTCTGTGGGCTCctaagtggcacagcggtctaagacactgcatctctgtGCAAGAGGTGTTaccacagtccctggttcgaatccaggctgtatcacatccggccgtgattgggagttccgtAGGGtgacacaattggcccagtgtctgggtttggctggggtaggccgtcattgtacattttgttcttaactgccttgccaagttaaataaaaaaatctggcaggtggattatcttggcaaaggagaaatgctcaccatcagggatgtaaaccaatttgtgcCCAATTTCTGgtgtcttttatttcagctcatgaaacatgggaccaacatttgacctttatatttttgttcagtgtacatactatttagaacgtACTGTTTAGTGAAAAAGTATGCAGTAAGCAACAAattaacataaatactcatctaTACTGAGAATGCGTGATCTAATGCGCGATTGCGCTTGTTCCCTGCCATCTGATTTTTGTAGAGTACCCCTATtcttatcagctgttgtcaaacacagGTGGGTGTGAAAAGACTATTCTCTTCCTCAAGGGTGCAacgaattctactagatgaaaagccgaaatgagtatgacatcctggcatttaaagcatacaTTTTTTTCCCTAAGTATCCCATACTATCTATTTTCGCATACCTCAAAAGCCTACTATTTAGAACGCAAGTACGTGTATTCGGAAACATCTAATTTCCCCTTGCGGGGTTAATAAAGTGATTTCAGTTGTCATTTTCTATCTCCTGTAATTCCCAGTTTATCATCTTGGTGGTGGACAGCACAGACCGAGAGAGGCTGGTGATCTCTAAAGAGGAGCTCTACAAGATGTTGGCTCATGAGGTTCGTATATTAACCCGCAGTACTCTGACCTTCATTCACACGCATGCTGGCACAGAAAACTGGGGGAAACCACACAGAACTAGTCTTATCTTATCTCtgtaattgattttttttttgctAGCCTAAAAAAAACAAGGAGCTTGTCTCAAGTCCACATGAATGATTCCTCGTTCCCTCCCTGTCACATTGTTCAGTGGAAGTTTCCGTTGTGCTTGGTCGCGTCCCGCATGGTGCCCTTTTCTCTATATAGAGCCATTATGCTCTAGTCAAAATGCATGCACTAaaaagggaatagagtgccagttGGAACGCATGTGTTGTAGTGGAAGTTGCATTGTTCTCTTTGCCCCTTTCTTCCCAGGACCTAAGAAAGGCAGCTTTGTTGATATTTGCCAACAAGCAGGATATGAAGGACTGCATGTCGGCGGCGGAAATCTCCAAATACCTCACCCTCAGCTCCATCAAAGACCACCCCTGGCACATCCAGTCGTGCTGCGCGCTCACAGGAGAAGGGTGAGAGGGGCCTTGGCATcacgcggacacacacacaaccttaacACTGTCCCATTCCTTTCTATAGCCTATGTGATTTGCCTCTTAACATTACTTCTTCTGAAACTTCAAAAGGGATCTGCAACTTAGACGGTTTGCCTTTTTTTCTTTTCAGCTTATGCCAGGGCCTAGAGTGGATGACCTCGAGGGCGGGGCTAAGATAGCCCCTTCTCCCTCGTTGGATGTTGAACTGACTGACTACCGTTCTCACCTATCTGGTGGCATCCCAGCCTCTCCCTATTGGCTTCTTAAAAACataaaccccccccaaaaattcaATTTTGAGCTCAAGGCTGCACGGGAAGCAAGTGTTGCGTCTCTCCCCGCTACATCAACTTGACCTTACGTGGGTTGTGTTCATtcggcaccaaacagaagaaaacaagcCAAAACAGGGAGGGACTTACAGAACTTGTCCAATTAGAAATGCTCCTTTCCATTGTcctttgcaaaacgttttgctacggtgtgctgTAATGAATACCACACTATTATAAGGTCCTTGTTAACTGGACCCTCTTACTAAACCACATGGACTTTTTGCTACCTGGATGTGGTCAAGCTGATGGTAAACTGCAGTAGAACCACAGCCAGAAAGAACACTTCTCTAAGACTGGAATACTAAGTGTCCACTTGAAGCGATGGACACACCATCACCACTACATATCATGATTATATATCATAATGCCATATTAGGACCTGGATTGACATTTAGGTCTCTTGAATGTTCTGTGCGGACGTGTTTCTTCAATCATGTATTCATTTGTCTGTCTATTTTGATGCCTACTATACAGAGGCCTATACCAAACAGTGTCTACCTACTCACTTATGGTAGTCGGGTTAACTTACTTAGGTTAGGGAAAGGAAGGGGTTTTAATCATGGTGAATGGACACCGGGTAGTATCAGTAACACAATGGTATTCTATGTCGGTTACAGTAGTGGAAGTCTGTTACAATACATGTGTTTTGGTTTAGGCCTATGTGTGCAGGATGGCATATTCAAGACGTTTTTAACTactttttgatgtatttttttatttcatggTGAGTTGTCATCGGGGCTTATTGTACATGGTCTCCGTCTGTTTCATAAGCTATAAAGGTGGTGGTTGTTCTGAACTCACAAAAGGACTAGTTGGTACTTCAACTGTGGTTGAAGAAGTGAGTCTGGGTACACGTccaaaatggcacactattccctatatagtgcactacttttaaccagtgTCCAAAGggttctgttcaaaagtagtgtgctatatagggaatagggtgccgtttgggatgcacACTGGGTACAAGCCTCGTGATGCTTTGACTGGGAGCCACTGTATTATTATTGGGAATAGTCGTATAGCATTCGACTTCTCAAGCAAATGTCCCTGGGATCTGTTTTCCTTAGCACTCATTCACACCGGAAACAAATGGAGTGCTGAGCGATCTaccaaaatgtttattttttgttttttaaacagCTAATTGACCAATGtcagttcaattatttgaattccatgtaATTTTTCCCTGTGAGCTAAATGCCCACATTTCACAGTTTCTCCACAGATAAATAAGAT
The window above is part of the Salvelinus namaycush isolate Seneca chromosome 7, SaNama_1.0, whole genome shotgun sequence genome. Proteins encoded here:
- the arl8 gene encoding ADP-ribosylation factor-like 8 isoform X2; this encodes MTATFCNFLLSLMNEVVHTSPTIGSNVEEIVVKNTHFLMWDIGGQESLRSSWNTYYSNTEFIILVVDSTDRERLVISKEELYKMLAHEDLRKAALLIFANKQDMKDCMSAAEISKYLTLSSIKDHPWHIQSCCALTGEGLCQGLEWMTSRAGLR
- the arl8 gene encoding ADP-ribosylation factor-like 8 isoform X1 — translated: MGLIFAKLWSFFCNQEHKVIIVGLDNAGKTTILYQFLMNEVVHTSPTIGSNVEEIVVKNTHFLMWDIGGQESLRSSWNTYYSNTEFIILVVDSTDRERLVISKEELYKMLAHEDLRKAALLIFANKQDMKDCMSAAEISKYLTLSSIKDHPWHIQSCCALTGEGLCQGLEWMTSRAGLR